GAGCTGGCGGCACCTCTTGAGGACAGGGGTCCTATCAACTGCCATTGCTACTGTCCTTCCTTACTACACGCGACGACGCTTGCACGGACGGCAACCGTTGTGCGGAATGGGGGTCTTGTCCTGGATGCCCGAAACCTCGAGGCCCGCGGCCTGGAGGGAACGGATTGCGGTCTCGCGGCCGGAGCCGGGACCCTTCACGAACACAGCGACCCTGTGAAGGCCGTGCTCCATGGCTGCCTTGGCGCAGGCCTCAGCCGCGACCTGGGCGGCAAACGGGGTGGACTTGCGGGAGCCCTTGAAGCCGACGGTGCCACCGGACTGCCAGGCGATGACGTTGCCCTGGGGATCGGTGATGGAGATGATCGTGTTGTTGAACGTGCTCTTGATGTGAGCCTGGCCCACAGCGATGTTCTTGCGGTCGGCGCGACGGACGCGCTGGGTGCCGCGCTGGTTCTTCTTCTGTGCCATTTATCTACTCCCTACCCGCGCTTCTTTGCACCGATCTGACGCTTCTTGCCCTTGCGGGTACGAGCGTTGGTGTGGGTGCGCTGGCCGTGGACAGGAAGGCCCTTGCGGTGACGGAGGCCGCGGTAGCAGCCAATCTCCATCAGGCGGGCAACGTTCTGACGAACCTCGCGACGGAGATCGCCCTCGGTGGTGAAGTTCGCGTCAATGTAGTCGCGAATCTTCGTCACGTCGTCCTCGGTGAGGTCCTTGACGCGGGTGTCGGGATTCACGCCAGTCTCAGCGCAGATCTTGGTTGCGCTGGTCTGACCGATGCCATAGAGATACGTAAGACCAACCTCAACGCGCTTCTCGCGGGGAAGGTCAACGCCGTTGATACGTGCCAACTTCGAGCTCCTCTCTTAGCCCTGACGCTGCTTGTGGCGAGGGTTCTCGCAGATCACGTAAACCTTGCCATGGCGACGAATGATCTTGCACTTGTCGCACATCTTCTTGACCGAAGGACGTACCTTCATTTTGCGTTTCCTTTCGGTAGTTCTAACACGAACTGGTGTTGCTCGACGCCTCAGGTGGTGCTAAGACGCCTCTATGTACTCGCCCAGCCGCAGGCGTGAATATCCAAGGCTGGATGCGCCCATACGGACGCACGTCCACAAGGGACTACTTGTAGCGATAGGTGATGCGACCCTTCGTGAGGTCGTACGGGGAAATCTCCACCACGACCTTGTCTCCCGGCAGGATGCGGATGTAGTTCATCCTGATCTTGCCCGAGATGGTGCAGAGGATCGTCTTTCCATTCTCAAGCTCAACGTTGAACATTGCGTTGGGAAGGGGTTCGATGACCTTTCCCTCCAGCTCGATTCCGCTTTGCTTTGCCACCTTGCCTACTTTCTCCCTGTGAATCACAGCGACTGAATATCATACATAAATCAACACAGCACGTCCATGACATGCCGGCCGATTCATCTTTGGTGCACATATCGCCAGGCGAGAATAGCCTGGCGCCGCGCTCCGCTATTCCTCTGAGCCCACCTTGCCGCCTTGCATGCGACACCATGGGCCAAACGAGTCCTGCGTCAGGATGACGGGACCATCCTTGGTGATGCCAATCGTGTTCTCGTAGTGGGCGGCAGGCAGACCGTCGTCCGTCACCACGGTCCAACCGTTCCGCCGCACGTGGGTCTGGGCAAGCCCCAGCGTAAGCATGGGCTCTATGGCTATCATCATGCCCACCTGCAGCAGCACTCCCCTGCCCTTCTTGCCATAGTTTGGCACGTTCGGGTCCTCGTGCATCGAGTGGCCTACGCCATGGCCCACGTAGTCACGCACAACGCCGTAGCCGTTCTTCTCGGCCTTAGACTGGACGGCGTAGCCAACGTCACCAAGGCAATTCCCAGGGACTGCCTGCTCTATGGCGTCCTTGAGGCAGTCGCGTGCGCACTCGCACAGCCCCTTGACCTGATCGGATACCGTGCCCACGTAGAACGTCCACGCGTTGTCGCCCGCCCAGCCGGCCTTGTTTGCGCCCACGTCCACGGAAATGATGTCGCCGTCGCGCAGGTACACCTCCGGCGAGGGAATGCCGTGCACGACCTCGTCGTTGATGGAGGCGCATATGCTACCAGGGAAGCCGCCGTAGCCCTTAAAGCCGGGCTTGGCACCGTTCTGCCTGATGAAGCCCTCTACCGCCAGGTCAATCTGCTTCGTGCTCGTTCCAGGCTTGGCAAGAGACCCCGCAAGGCGCAGGGCCCTCTTGGAGAGGTCCCCGGCACTTGCGCGGTACGTGTCCATGTCTAGCTGGGACTTGATGTGGATCATAGTCCAAGGAGCGCCTTGACGTCGGCGTACACCTCGTCGACGGGGCGGTCTCCGTCAACCTCCTTCAGGATGCCATGCTCGCGGTAGTATCCAACGAGCGGAGCCGTTTGGCTCTCGTAGGTGTCCAGACGCTTCTTGATGGTCTCGGGCTTGTCGTCGTCGCGCTGGTACATCTCGCCACCGCAGCGGGGGCAGACGTCGACACCGGCGCCTGCGGTATAGCCACAGGATCGGCACGTGCGCCTCGAGCTCAGGCGGTTGATTATCACGTCTGCCTTCACGTCAACAAGAAGCGCCGCATCAAGCGCTATGCCCATGCCCGAGAGCTCCTTGTCAAGCACCTCGGCCTGTGCGTTGTTGCGCGGGAAGCCATCGAGGATGAAGCCCTTCTGCGCGTCATCCTGCGCAAGACGCTCCTTCACCAGGTCGATAACCAGCTGGTCGGGAACGAGCTTGCCCGCATCCATATACCCCTTGGCCTCGATGCCAAGCTTGGACTGGGCCTTGACGGCCGCACGGAGCAGGTCGCCCGTAG
This sequence is a window from Parafannyhessea umbonata. Protein-coding genes within it:
- the rpsM gene encoding 30S ribosomal protein S13, producing the protein MARINGVDLPREKRVEVGLTYLYGIGQTSATKICAETGVNPDTRVKDLTEDDVTKIRDYIDANFTTEGDLRREVRQNVARLMEIGCYRGLRHRKGLPVHGQRTHTNARTRKGKKRQIGAKKRG
- the rpsK gene encoding 30S ribosomal protein S11, which translates into the protein MAQKKNQRGTQRVRRADRKNIAVGQAHIKSTFNNTIISITDPQGNVIAWQSGGTVGFKGSRKSTPFAAQVAAEACAKAAMEHGLHRVAVFVKGPGSGRETAIRSLQAAGLEVSGIQDKTPIPHNGCRPCKRRRV
- the map gene encoding type I methionyl aminopeptidase yields the protein MIHIKSQLDMDTYRASAGDLSKRALRLAGSLAKPGTSTKQIDLAVEGFIRQNGAKPGFKGYGGFPGSICASINDEVVHGIPSPEVYLRDGDIISVDVGANKAGWAGDNAWTFYVGTVSDQVKGLCECARDCLKDAIEQAVPGNCLGDVGYAVQSKAEKNGYGVVRDYVGHGVGHSMHEDPNVPNYGKKGRGVLLQVGMMIAIEPMLTLGLAQTHVRRNGWTVVTDDGLPAAHYENTIGITKDGPVILTQDSFGPWCRMQGGKVGSEE
- the rpmJ gene encoding 50S ribosomal protein L36, which produces MKVRPSVKKMCDKCKIIRRHGKVYVICENPRHKQRQG
- the infA gene encoding translation initiation factor IF-1 is translated as MAKQSGIELEGKVIEPLPNAMFNVELENGKTILCTISGKIRMNYIRILPGDKVVVEISPYDLTKGRITYRYK
- a CDS encoding adenylate kinase, with protein sequence MKIVLLGAPGAGKGTQAQKLVADYGVAHISTGDLLRAAVKAQSKLGIEAKGYMDAGKLVPDQLVIDLVKERLAQDDAQKGFILDGFPRNNAQAEVLDKELSGMGIALDAALLVDVKADVIINRLSSRRTCRSCGYTAGAGVDVCPRCGGEMYQRDDDKPETIKKRLDTYESQTAPLVGYYREHGILKEVDGDRPVDEVYADVKALLGL